Within Dysgonomonas sp. HDW5A, the genomic segment GTACTTTTGGTTTGATACCTTTGTTTTCGATTCCTTTAATGACCGATTCCAATATGGGATTGCCTTCGATTTTATTTTATCGTTTTTTGTTTTCGACTTTGCTGATGGGGGCTATCTGCTTGTTTAAAAAAGAAAATTTCAGAATATCAAAAAAGAATCTAGTGACGATTGGATGGCTAGGGGTGCTTTATGCCGCAACAGCTATGTGCCTTATTTATTCATACAAATATATACCGAGTGGATTGGCTACTACAATTCATTTTCTCTATCCTATTGCGGTTAGTTTCTTGATGGTTGTCTTTTTTAAAGAACGAAAATCCATAGTGCTTTTTCTGGCAGCCGTTTTGTCACTTATTGGAGTTGCCCTGCTTTGCTGGAGTGGCGAGGGCAGTATTAATCTGATTGGTGTTGCAATAGCCTCCCTTACCGTAATAACTTATTCGGTATATATAGTAGGGATCAATCAATCATCTGTAGGAAAGATGAATGCCGAAATTCTTACATTTTATATACTCCTGTCGGGTGCTGTCTTATTCTTTATATTTGCTGCCACTTCTGACGGGGGAGTCGAGTTAATACCTGATACCACAGCCCTTTGGAGGTTGTCGTTGCTGGCATTTCTGCCCACCGTAATTTCTGATCTGACTTTGATTTTAGCTATAAAATATGCAGGTTCTACCATTACGTCTATTTTAGGTTCTATGGAACCACTGGTTGCAGTACTGATCGGCGTGCTGTATTTTTCCGAATACTTTAATTTAAATAGTGGTTTTGGTATATTGCTGATATTAGTTTCCGTGAGCTTAGTTATTGTCTTTGGCAAGCAAAAGAAAGAGTCTATGTTGGGCGACTAATTGATCTTCTATCTGTTTGTTTAGGCTCTTTTGTCCTTTAGTCAGTAATTTGCTGTTTTTCTGTAATTAATGTTCGTTATTAAATAAATATAATTATTTTTGGCGGTTAAACGTTAAATTGATTGAAAGTCTTTGATTTATTTAACTTGAAAGAACATCATTAACTATTACTTAATATTGAAAATGTAATTATGGAAGAAGAAACAGTAAAGCCGGATGCTACGCCTAGAATAAAAAGAAATAAAGAAGTTCCTTCGGCAGCTTTTGTCGGAGCCGCTTGGTTCGTCTTGTTTGTAGGGGTAATTGCTTATCTCATTGGTTTGTGGAATGCCGAAATGCAATTAAACGAAAAAGGATATTATTTTACAATACTATTGTTCGGTCTGTTCTCTGCAGTAACGCTTCAAAAAAGTGTAAGAGATAAACTCGAAGGAATTCCCGTAACCAATATCTTTTTTGCTATTAGTTGGTTTGGTACAATTGTTTCGATATTGCTATTGGTTGTTGGATTATGGAACGCTGAGTTAGCATTGAGTGAAAAAGGCTTTTATGGTATGTCTTATACCTTAAGTTTATTTGCAGCCATATCTGTTCAGAAAAATATTAGAGACACAGCTGAATCGGAAAGATGAAAAAAGTAAAAATATTTTTAGCCGTATTTGTAGTATTACTCGCTATCGTTGTTGGTGGAGGTATTTACATGTTTGGCGTTTCGTTGGATAGAAAAGTAACACCAACGGACGAAGAAGATGCTTATGCTTTTCTTTATGATCACGATCCTAATCTGAAACTCTGGGTAGATAGCCTACGCCGGGAATCAGCCCTGAGGGATACATTTATCGTTGCCGACGATGGCAGTAAACTTCATGCGTTGTATGTTCGTTCGGCCATTGAGTCGCCTAATACAGCACTTATTATTCATGGATATACCGATAATTCGATTCGTATGTTGATGATTGGTCATCTGTACAATAAAGAGATGAACTATAATATCTTGCTTCCCGATTTGAGAGCACATGGAAAAAGCGATGGTGAATATATTCAGATGGGTTGGAAAGATCGTTTGGATATTCTGAAATGGATAGATGTTTCTAAAGGCATATACGGAGATACTACCAATATGGTTATTCACGGTATATCGATGGGAGCAGCCACCACGATGATGACATCGGGAGAAGATCTGCCCGAAAATATCAAATGTTTTGTTGAAGATTGTGGATATACCAGTGTTTGGGACGAATTTAAGCACAAGCTTAAAGATGAATATGGATTACCTGCATTTCCTATATTGCCAGTAACCTCTTTATATACTCAAATGAAGGTCGACTGGAATTTTAAAGAAGCATCATCCTTAGAGCAAATCAAAAAAAGTAAGTTACCTATGTTTTTCATTCATGGCGATAAAGATACCTATGTACCCACATGGATGGTGAATAAGCTTTATGAAGCCAAACAAGGTGATAAAGAACTATGGGTTGTACCCAATGTTGAACATGCTAATGCTTATTGGGATTGTACTGATGAATACGTAACCAAAACCAATAACTTTGTAAGTAAATACATCAATTAAGGTCACAGACCTTTTTATAATATAGTAAAGGCGTGTTATAAACTCGCCTTTCGTCATTTTTAGTATCTTTGTAAAATATGAGCTAAAATTAGAGTCATGGAAAATAGAATAACAAAACTTTTTAATATAAAATACCCGATTATATCGGGAGGTATGGTTTGGTGTAGTGGCTGGAGATTGGCTTCTGCCGTAAGTAATGCCGGAGGACTTGGTCTTATAGGTGCAGGATCTATGTATCCTGAAGTACTCAGAGAGCATATCCAAAAATGCAAAGCAGCAACCAATAATACATTTGGGGTGAATGTGCCTCTACTGTATCCTAATATTGAAGAGATAATAAATATTATAATCGAAGAAGGAGTAAAAGTCGTATTTACTTCTGCCGGAAACCCCAAGACATGGACTAAGAAATTACAGGAGCATGGTATTAAAGTAGCCCATGTAGTATCCAGTTCTAAGTTTGCAGTTAAATGTCAGGAAGCTGGCGTTGATGCAGTTGTTGCCGAAGGATTCGAGGCCGGAGGGCACAACGGAAGAGAAGAAACCACAACTTTGACTTTGATTCCTCAAGTTCGTAAAAGTATCGATATTCCTTTGATTGCTGCCGGAGGTATTGCAACAGGTAACACCATGTTGGCTGCTTTGGCTTTAGGAGCCGAAGGGGTGCAAATAGGAACCCGTTTTGCATTGACTCAGGAAAGTTCGGCTTCTGCTGAATTTAAAAATCTGTGTGTAAGTCTTAACGAAGGAGATACATTGCTGTCTCTTAAGAAAGTAGGGCCAACCCGCATGATAAAAAATGAATTCTACAAACAAGTACAGGAAGCTGAAGACAGAGGAGCCTCTGCCGAAGAAATAAAAGCTCTTTTGGGTAAAGGACGCTCTAAAAAAGGAATATTCGAAGGAGACCTTGTGGAGGGTGAACTCGAAATAGGGCAAATTGCTTCCTTGATTAAAGACCTGCCTTTGGCCGGAGATGTTGTAAAATCAATTATCACAGAATTCAATACAAGTGCAAAAGCTCTGTCGGGAATTTCTTTCTAAGAGCTCAGATCTTTTGAATCTATTCTGTTACTTAATTACTTGTAACTACTTAAAATGCAATACGATCTTTTTGCACCCATACCAAAATATAAATTAATAAGCCTTTCGAGTGGTAGCAGTGGTAATTGCTACTACTTGGGAACTTCTCAGTACGGTATCCTTATCGATGCTGGTATTGGGATGCGTACTATAAAAAAATACTTGCGTGAATACGGTATCGCTATGGAAACCATCATTGCAGTATTGGTTACGCACGATCATGCTGATCACATAAAATCAATCGGAGGTTTCGGCGGGAAATTGAATATTCCGGTGTATGCTACAGAAACCGTTCATGCAGGCATCGAGAGAAGCCGTTTTGTCGAAGAAAAATTTACGGGAGCTAAGCGAATCGTTGAAAAAGAAAAAACATTTGAGATAAAAGAGTTTCAGATAACAGCTTTCGATGTTCCGCACGATACGATTGAAAACGTAGGATATCAAATCAAGATTGCAGATAAAACCATTGTTTTGGTTACCGACGTAGGTCGTATCACCGAAACAGTCTCTAAATATGCCCGATCGGCAAATCACCTGATTATTGAAGCCAATTACGATGAAGAGATGCTTAGTTGCGGACGTTACCCTGCTTATCTCAAGCAGCGTATTACTTCGGGAATGGGACATTTGAGTAATCGCCTTACAGGAGAGCTGTTAACTTCCATCTATCACGATAAGATGGACGAGATATGGCTCTGTCATCTCAGTCAGGATAATAATCACCCCGACCTTGCTTACAAAACAGTAGAATGTGCTTTAAATTTACAAGGGATAAAGGTGGGTAAAGATGTCAATCTTAAAACTCTCAGTCGGGGAAAACCCTCAGGATTAATTGAGTTTTAAGGTCACAGACCTTTTTGGCACTTTGGTAAGTATAACAAATATAGATTGTACAACGATAAAATATACCAATAAATTTTATTCTTTACTTAAATAGTAAACCTATAAAATGAATCAGTAATTGCTCTATAGTTGTAATTACTGATTTTTTATTATATTTGTGAAACATAAAAGCCTCTTTTTGAAAGATATGTCAATGCAATTAACAAATACATTTGTTTGTAATAATCTAAATTTTAACTATTTAGATTTGTCTGCTTGCGTTGAAATATTAGAGAGAGAGAGAGAGAGAGAGAGAGAGAGAGAGAGAGAGAGAGAGAGCTAAATAATGCCTCTTCGCATGTATTAATTCCTATTTTATTCCTTTATTTTCCAGGCGGCAAATTTTGTCTGTCTGCTTCATTGTGTATTATCGACTCGTATATCTTCTGCACCAGAGTGTTTCCTGAAAAACATTATTTAAGTTGTCTCCCAACAGTTTACTATTCAAATGATTTATTTTTTTTGTTGTCGTTTAAAATCTGTATAGTCAGACTGTTAAAGGCGCAACTTTCACGGGTAGAGTCATGTAGTGATTACATGTCTCTGCCTTTTTTGTCATACAACCAACTAACTGATATATCTAAATTATAAAACAAATGAGAAAGAATTTATTGTTATTATTCGGATTGTTTTTTATTGCTTTTACGTATGGACAGGTAGGAATTAATACCGAAAGTCCTTTAGGTTTATTACATATCGATGCCGGAGTTGCCGGGGTTACATCTGATGATGTGATAATATTGAACGATGGTAAAGTCGGGATAGGTACAACTACTCCTTCTAATAAACTTTCGATTGTAAATACAGGGGGCGACACGGGGTTGCATTTACCTAATGGAGCAGCATCCGGCAGAGTCTTAACGTCCGACACTCAGGGGAATGGAGTTTGGATATCTGGTGCGGTTCAATATCAAACATCAGTCTATGGGGTTGGAAACCAATTGCTGGTAAATGGTGCGGTTTTCCCGAATTTTGCAAAACTAACCAGTTTGAGAGGCGTTCTTTTTGATCGCGCAAAAGATATATATGGGGCAGCTTATGGATGGGATGTAAACAATCAGCAATATGTTGCACCGGTATCAGGGGTTTACAGAATAGCCTACGGTGTATATTTTCAGACCAGAGGTAATATCGGGGAAAATTTCCGAGCCTATATATTTCGTAATGGGACTCAATTTATAAATAGCGGGCTGGTTTCCGTTACAGATGCAGGATATGATATTGCCAGTTTTGTTATGGGGCTTACCAATTTGGCTAAAGGAGATGTGATAGATTTGAGGGTCTCATGTCAACCATCGGGAATATTAGCTTATTGGGCAGGCGTAGGACACACTTTTTTAATCATAGAGTCACTGTAATTTATAATTTTTATAAGATAACAACAATGCAGACCAACTGGTCGGTTTGTGTTGTTGTTTATTCCAGCATCAAATTAAGAACAGGCTGATGTTCTTCGAAAAGAGAAGAATATTCTACCGTTAATTCATTGGTGTGAAATCCGAGAAGCAAGCGAGTCAGCATATTTATATTCACTTCAATATTCGGATTTGATTGGCAGTGTTTTACATGTCCACCGCTAATTTGATAAATCTGGTTCTCAACTTTGATTGTGAAATCTTTATCTGTATTTTTTTGTGCGTATAATCCCAGCATAAATAGAGGATCTATTACACAAGACATACCTCTTAAATTGAACTTAGGAGGTTTACTATCTAAGATATATTCTTTGACAATTGTCTCAAAATCGTACTTCGATTTCAAAACGCAGAAATCTCTTTGCTGATATTCTTTATCGAATGCTTTATATATTTCCTCAGAATCGCCTGTATGTTTATCTAAGAAGCTTTTGAATCCTATATCTTCGGAGCTTTCTTCGAATGTCGTTTCGAATCCGTATTTCTTGTAATACCCGAAAAGCCAGTCTTCGGCAGGAACCAAGATCGAAAGAGGTATATTCCTTTCTTTCATTACAGCAAAAGACTCTTTGATTAATTGTCCCATATACCCTTTACCCCTGTATTCGGGTAAAGTGCATAATCCTGCCAGATAATAAAAAGGTATTACTTCACCATAAAACCGAATAGAGTAGGGTAGCATTTGCAAAGAAGCCACAGCCTTATTGTCGATCCAATATATAAGTGTGTTTTCGTCCCTGTATTGTCGGGAGAAATACAGATTCATATATTCATCGGTATCTTCGAAGCAGATTTTCCACATCGAACGAACTTCAGCGGCTGTGTTTTTATTTGCAAATTCAATCATATTCTATTTAAGTTGTTTACTGCATTATTTCGCTCAGCAAGGTACCAATACTCCTTCCTCTAATAAAATATCGGGCTGATACGAAAGCTTGGCTTTTCTCAATGGTTCCAATCCCATATCTTCCTCACGATTGATATATTTGAATTTAGAAGCTTCGTGTTCTATAAATTGCTGATTAATTATGGTGTAAGCTCCGTTAATTTCACCGAAAGCCTTTTCAACATGTACTACAAAAGTATCTTCCGTTAACTTTTCGCCAATTGTAAAGGCTATGATTTTTCCGTTTACACGGATAGCTCCTCCAGTCAATTGCAGTTCGTCGAAATGCTCTAACATCAATCGAGTTGCAATATAATCATATTGGAGCGATCTGTCTTTATCCTCTTTAATGTTTTCCCACTCATTGAGCATGGTCACACATTCGCTCAGATCTTTTTTGCTTGTTATGGGGAAGTACTGCCAATCGGGATTATCAATTTTAAATCGGTTGATATGGTTGCGTTTGCTTTGAAGCTTCTTGCCCGAAAGCGAAATTAATTTCGAAGAAAGGTAGATGTATTCGTCGTTGTTGCGTTCGTGTATATATTTGAATTGATTGGGCATTTTTTTATTGATCATTTCCCACATTTCGGCGGTGATGCCCTTCATCTGAAAAGGTCTATTCGAAGCTTTCGCATCTGCCTGTAATATTTGTATCGATTCATTAACAGGCATCGGGCCAATAGGCATCATATAATATGTCTCACCATCTATTTCCTGAAATTTAAGAAATAAAGTTTTGTGTTGAATGTCGTATTGAGTTTTGAATTTAGCATTCCATGCAAACATATTGGTAAAGCTGAAATCGCATGCACGGAAAGTGTTGCCATCCAGACAAGCATCTATTTGGGGCTTATCGGATAGTTCTATGGTTTTAAAGTGAATCATAACTACTTAATTAAACTAGTGTTAAATGTTTATTACTATCCTTTTTATCAAAGTATAGTTGAGTAATATAACCGATCAAAATAGTAAAAAGGTCTGCGACCTTAGTCTATCAAACAATTGGTATTCTTGTTATGTTCATATCTCTACAAAAAGCACGCCGAAAATTTCAGATGACAGATTTCTCTTTCAATCTGACAATTTTTAAGTATATTTGATTCAGTAATTAAGGTCACAGACCTTACGTATTTGGCTTATTTACATACTTAATTGTTATGAAAACGAATAATGACTGGAAAGACCGCTTAAATGTGGTTTATTCGACCAATCCCGATTATAAATATGATTCGGAAGACGAAGAAGAGGTAGTTGCCTTACCCAAAGAAAAGCAACTTCTCAGAATAGAACTTGATAAGAGAAACCGCAAAGGTAAATCGGTAACACTGATTACTAATTTTGTAGGATCGGATGACGATTTGCAGGACTTGGCAAAATCGCTTAAAACCCGTTGTGGGGTGGGAGGTTCTGCCCGTGACGGAGAAATTCTTCTTCAAGGCGATTTCAGAACCAAAGTTTTAGAGCTGTTACAAAAAGACGGATATGCTAAGGCACGAATCATCTGATAGTGCAAACCTGACCGTTTATAAAGCTTCTGCCGGATCGGGTAAAACACACCGACTGACGGAGGAGTACCTCTTGTTGCTTTTTTCTTCCCCTTTTTCGTACAAACATATTCTGGCCGTAACCTTTACCAATAAGGCTACCGAGGAAATGAAAAGCCGTATTATCGAAGAACTGGCAAAACTGGCATCGGATAAACCTTCCGATTATGTAAAGACGCTGACCAAAGAATACCGCAAACCCGAAGAGTGGGTGAGGGCACAGGCTCGAAAGATATTGATTAGTATACTTCACGACTATTCGTCTTTTTCGATCAGTACCATTGACCGATTCTTTCAACAAACCATGCGGGCTTTTACCCGTGAAATTGGTTTGGGGGGAGGGTATAATGTCGAACTCGATACAGGTAAAGTTCTGGGCGAAGCCATCGACTCAATGCTTTACGATCTGGAACGAGCCGAGAATGAACAGTTACTCGATTGGTTGATACGTTTCTCCGAAGAAAAAATAGAAAGTGGCGAAACGTGGAATATCCGAAATGATATTCAATCGCTATCCACCGAAATTTTCAAAGAAACCTACAAAGCTTTCAGCGATCAGATACAAGCCGACATTGCTGATAAAACCCTGTTGGACGATTATAAAAAAACGCTGATAATCTATATTCAACAATACGAAAAAAGGTCGAAAGAAATTGCTGAGAAGGCACTTAATATAATGGTGAGGTTCGACCTTCGGCCTGACGATTTTAAAGGAGGAGCACGATCTACTTTCTTTAGCTTTCAGAAGTGGGCAACAGGCGAAATTAAAGAACCTACCGATACTTTCCGCAAACTCCCCGATGATGTATCGGGCTGGTATACAAAAACTACTCCTGTCGATGTGAAATCTAAAATAGAAGATGCATTTGGCAATGGCTTGAATGATTGTGTAAATGATATTATTGCTCACTATGATAACTCGATAACCTATCAGACAGCTTATGAGGTAAACCGTTACTTTTTCACATTGGGAATATTGGGCGATGTCGATAAAAAAGTAAGGGAATATGCAGCAGAGAATAACGTGATGCTTATTTCGGATACTACCGAATTACTCAATAAGATTATTGAAGGCACAGATACTCCGTTTGTATATGAAAAGGTGGGTACCCGTGTAGATCATTATATGATAGATGAGTTTCAGGACACATCCAATATGCAGTGGAAAAACTTCTTGCCTTTGGTGAGAGACAGTCTTTCTGCCGGAAATAAGAATCTTATTGTAGGTGATGTAAAACAAAGTATCTATCGCTGGCGTAATTCCGATTGGAAACTTTTGGATGAGCAACTCGATATCGATTTTAAAACCAACGGTGTTATTCATAAATCGCTCGATACGAACTGGAGAAGCGGCGAAAACGTCATCAACTTTAATAATGCTGTTTTCGAAATAGGTTCGAAGTTATTGCAAAACCTGTTTAATGAAACTTTAGCCGATATAACGTATGACGAGGCTTTAGCTCCTTTGTATACACGTATCGAAAACGCTTATAAAGATTCTTATCAATACCTTCCCGAAAAAAAGAAAGGTAATCTTTCGGGACATGTAAAAGTTCATTTTGTAGACACCGAAGAAAATAGCAACTGGCAGGCTTATGTTTTAGATCAGTTGCCACATACTATAGAAGAACTTCAGGATAAAGGATATTCGTTAAGAGATATTGCCATATTAGTTCGTACCAAGAAAGAAGGAGCAGAGGTGGCAAACCGACTTTTGGAATATAAAAACTTACAGAAGCATTCGAAATACAGATACGATATTATTTCCGATGAAGCCTTGTTTATCAGAAACTCGAAGAGTATAAAGTTGGTTGTTTCGTTATTGAAATACTTGCGAAATCCATCCGATTTCACATTGAGGACATTGGCTATTTACGAATATTTCAAGTTTAAAGATCAGCTAACCCCCGAAGAAACAATATGTACACACCTTTCTAATTCCGATGATTTTCCCGAAGAAGTCTCTGTTGAATTGAATCGGATTAAAGAACTTCCCCTCTATGAAATGACCGAAGAGATTTTCGATCTTTTTAAAGAAGCCATGGAAAGTAACGAGAATATCTATATACAAGCGTTTATGGATATGGTTCTCGATTTCTCGGTGAAGCATTCGTCCGATCTTGATTCCTTCCTTCAATGGTGGGACGAAAGCGGACAGACCAAAACCATATTCACACCCGACGGGCAGGATGCCATACGAATTATGACTATCCATAAATCGAAAGGACTGGGTTTCGAAGTCGTACTTCTTCCTTTCGGGCATTGGGATATAGACCATAAGATGCCTACTATCCTTTGGTGTCAGCCCCGGTTTGAGCCTTTCAACCAATTGCAGCTTGTCCCCGTAAAATATTCTCAGAAGCTAAAGAATACCATCTTTGCCTATGAATATTTTGATGAAAAACTGCATGCCTTTATCGATAACTTCAATGTTCTTTATGTAGCCCTTACCCGTGCTAAGAACGATCTGATTATATTTTCGCCCAAGCCTAAAGAAAAGCAAAAGGGAATCAATTCGATCTCGTCTCTTTTGTGGACTTGCATTCATGCAGAAGCAAAACCACAAGAGGGTAAAACCTTTGTGTCGTTGCAAGAATCAATGGATCAGGAATCCGATTGCTTCGAATTGGGCGAGAGCAAAGGCGATTCCTTGTCACAAAGAGGCTCAGATACTTTATCGGACGATGAGGTCAGTATCGGCACATTAGCAAGTATTTCTTTTGATGACAGGCTGAAATTACGATTAAACAACAAGTATTTCTTTTCCGAAAACGGACAGCGTGAGTATGGTACTCTTATGCACGAAATTGTAAGTAAAGTAACATCGTTGGCAGATTTAGATAGAGTGGTAGAGACCTATCAATTATCCGGTGAAATAACTGAAGAGGAGAGAACCAAAATAACTCTGCTTTTGAATGACTATTTGTCTAATCCGCAGATAGAACCTTGGTACACCGAAGAATATAAGGTGTTGAATGAGGTGGAAATATTACAACCCAATGGTACATTTATCCGTCCCGACAGGGTCATGATGCAGGCGGGCGAAGTTATAGTTATAGATTATAAATTCGGAGAAAAAGAAGAAAAAAAATACCTCAAGCAAGTGAAAAACTATATGACCCAGATCAAAAAAATGGGTTATAATAACGTCAAAGGATTCGTTTGCTATATTACGTTGGGATTGGTGATTGAAGTAGAATAACCTTACTATGTACCATTACTTTATCAGTTTATCTATTCTTTTATTTAGCATTGTACTCAATGTGCAATCTCAGGTAGTAAATGATAATGATTACACTTCACTTTATATTTTCAATGCGGATAGAAATAACGGTTTTGAAGTAAAGGCTTCAATCGTAGCCTTGTTTACTGCTGGATCGGCTGATAGAAACGGTTTTCGCTTGGGTGGTTCGTTAACCGTATCTAAAACGATTGGGGACTGGACATTTTCAACAGGGCTGGATGCCTATAAAGCCAAAGAAAAATTCGGACTGGGTACTACCTTTGCCAGAGTGGATTATGACGATGGCAGATACGGAGCTTCGTATTTGGTCAATAAATATTATCAAGGCGGCAAACAAGTCTCTGGAATTGTAGGTCTCAGGTTAGATAATTTCAGCCTAAAATTCGAAGATGATATTCTGGCTCTCCCTTTTACCGGATTTACGATTTATGACAGATACCGGACGGCTGCTTTAGAACTTCGATACAAACACTTCATGGTCGGTACAAATGTATATACGACCGAAATAAACGGTTTAACAGATGCGTCACCCTATAATCGAAAAGGTACATACCTGGGTGGAAAGCAAATATCAAGCCCGATTTATGTCGGCTATACAAATAAAGACCTGATACTCCGTTATGGTTTAAACAATCAGACGGGAGGATACCTCGGACAAAATCTGTGGCATCGTAAGTTTTTCGATACAGGCGATTTCAAATCGGCAGGATATCGGAATCAGTTTCTTCAAGTTGGTACTTATCAGCCTTATACCCTATATTGATAATGAGAAAATTTTACTTTACAATATGTATATTCATAATTGGCTTATCAGCTTGTGTAACCGTTAAGCCGAAAGATTTTACCTATCCATATACAAAGGAATATACAGGTCTCGATACATTGATTAATATAAATGGCTATTACGTTACCGAGAGAGAATGTGATTCTACGTTCTTTTCTGTCTTTATGTTTTATCCCGATGGCTTATTCACGATTGCAACTGCGAATAATATTTCTGATCTGACCGATTGTTTTGAGAATGGAGGCAAGTCTAATTTTTGCCAATACGCTTCTTGGGGTACTTATCGGGTAACGGGAGATACAATTAAGACGCAAACGATCAGGCAGGAGGGAATGGGTATCTGTACTGTTTTTCGTGATTACGAAATTAAAGGAGCTGAAATCTTAATTAACATAAGTGATTATGTATATCCTCACAATACTAATCTGGGGTATATGAAAGACTATCCGTCTTTTCAAAAGAATAAATGTGCCAAGGCTGCGGTCTTCTATCCTTTGGCTAAAAAACGTAATAGCGAGGATTGTTCATTTATAACGAAAAAATGGTTTAACCCTAACAAATAAAGGGTTTTTGAAAATTAATATATAATCTTTTGTTAATGAAATGTTATATATATTATCAAATTGTATAAAATAAAGCTATAAATGTTTTCAGGATAACACAAATAGGTTAACTTTGCCAATTGTTTAATAAAAAGGAAACACTTAGCTATCTTTATATGAGTTATTTAATAAAACCGGATCAATATCATGCTTTGCTCGATTTGCAACAAACAGAATTGGGCATAAAACAAATAAAAGATTTCTTTCAACAAAATCTTGCATCCGAACTTAGACTTAGAAGAGTTACTGCTCCCTTATTCGTATTAAAGGGAATGGGAATCAATGATGATTTGAACGGAGTAGAGCGTGCAGTTACTTTTCCTATCAAAGATATGGGAGATGAGTATGCCGAGATTGTACATTCATTAGCAAAATGGAAACGATTGACTCTTGCCGATTATGGTATCAATGACGGATATGGAATATATACCGACATGAATGCTATCCGTGCAGATGAAGAATTAGGTAATTTACACTCTCTGTATGTGGATCAGTGGGATTGGGAAATGGCGATATGTCCTCATAACCGTACGATCGATTTTCTGAAAGGAATTGTAAGACGTATTTATGCAGCATTGGTTCGCACCGAATTTTTGGTTTATGAAATGTTTCCTCAGATAAAGCCGATTCTTTCGAATGAAATTAAGTTTATCCATTCCGAAGAACTATTGCAATTATATCCTGATCTTACCACTAAAGAAAGAGAAGATAAAGTCGCAAAAGAATACGGCGCTGTTTTTATCATAGGTATTGGCGGTGTATTAAGTAACGGAGAACCACATGACGGACGTGCTCCCGATTATGACGATTGGACTACTGTTGGAGAAGACGGATATAAGGGATTAAACGGAGACCTTATTGTTTGGAATCCTGTATTGGGACGTGCTATGGAATTATCTTCCATGGGTATTCGTGTGAACAAAGAGGTTCTTCTGGAACAATTAAAAATAAAAGGACAAGAGTCTAAAAAAGACTTATATTTCCACAAACGTTTGATCGAAGGTTCATTACCTTTATCAATAGGGGGAGGTATCGGGCAGTCGCGTCTTTGTATGTTCTTCCT encodes:
- a CDS encoding translation initiation factor; translation: MKTNNDWKDRLNVVYSTNPDYKYDSEDEEEVVALPKEKQLLRIELDKRNRKGKSVTLITNFVGSDDDLQDLAKSLKTRCGVGGSARDGEILLQGDFRTKVLELLQKDGYAKARII
- a CDS encoding polymorphic toxin type 23 domain-containing protein, with amino-acid sequence MYHYFISLSILLFSIVLNVQSQVVNDNDYTSLYIFNADRNNGFEVKASIVALFTAGSADRNGFRLGGSLTVSKTIGDWTFSTGLDAYKAKEKFGLGTTFARVDYDDGRYGASYLVNKYYQGGKQVSGIVGLRLDNFSLKFEDDILALPFTGFTIYDRYRTAALELRYKHFMVGTNVYTTEINGLTDASPYNRKGTYLGGKQISSPIYVGYTNKDLILRYGLNNQTGGYLGQNLWHRKFFDTGDFKSAGYRNQFLQVGTYQPYTLY
- a CDS encoding DUF2156 domain-containing protein; the encoded protein is MIHFKTIELSDKPQIDACLDGNTFRACDFSFTNMFAWNAKFKTQYDIQHKTLFLKFQEIDGETYYMMPIGPMPVNESIQILQADAKASNRPFQMKGITAEMWEMINKKMPNQFKYIHERNNDEYIYLSSKLISLSGKKLQSKRNHINRFKIDNPDWQYFPITSKKDLSECVTMLNEWENIKEDKDRSLQYDYIATRLMLEHFDELQLTGGAIRVNGKIIAFTIGEKLTEDTFVVHVEKAFGEINGAYTIINQQFIEHEASKFKYINREEDMGLEPLRKAKLSYQPDILLEEGVLVPC
- a CDS encoding exodeoxyribonuclease V subunit beta → MLRHESSDSANLTVYKASAGSGKTHRLTEEYLLLLFSSPFSYKHILAVTFTNKATEEMKSRIIEELAKLASDKPSDYVKTLTKEYRKPEEWVRAQARKILISILHDYSSFSISTIDRFFQQTMRAFTREIGLGGGYNVELDTGKVLGEAIDSMLYDLERAENEQLLDWLIRFSEEKIESGETWNIRNDIQSLSTEIFKETYKAFSDQIQADIADKTLLDDYKKTLIIYIQQYEKRSKEIAEKALNIMVRFDLRPDDFKGGARSTFFSFQKWATGEIKEPTDTFRKLPDDVSGWYTKTTPVDVKSKIEDAFGNGLNDCVNDIIAHYDNSITYQTAYEVNRYFFTLGILGDVDKKVREYAAENNVMLISDTTELLNKIIEGTDTPFVYEKVGTRVDHYMIDEFQDTSNMQWKNFLPLVRDSLSAGNKNLIVGDVKQSIYRWRNSDWKLLDEQLDIDFKTNGVIHKSLDTNWRSGENVINFNNAVFEIGSKLLQNLFNETLADITYDEALAPLYTRIENAYKDSYQYLPEKKKGNLSGHVKVHFVDTEENSNWQAYVLDQLPHTIEELQDKGYSLRDIAILVRTKKEGAEVANRLLEYKNLQKHSKYRYDIISDEALFIRNSKSIKLVVSLLKYLRNPSDFTLRTLAIYEYFKFKDQLTPEETICTHLSNSDDFPEEVSVELNRIKELPLYEMTEEIFDLFKEAMESNENIYIQAFMDMVLDFSVKHSSDLDSFLQWWDESGQTKTIFTPDGQDAIRIMTIHKSKGLGFEVVLLPFGHWDIDHKMPTILWCQPRFEPFNQLQLVPVKYSQKLKNTIFAYEYFDEKLHAFIDNFNVLYVALTRAKNDLIIFSPKPKEKQKGINSISSLLWTCIHAEAKPQEGKTFVSLQESMDQESDCFELGESKGDSLSQRGSDTLSDDEVSIGTLASISFDDRLKLRLNNKYFFSENGQREYGTLMHEIVSKVTSLADLDRVVETYQLSGEITEEERTKITLLLNDYLSNPQIEPWYTEEYKVLNEVEILQPNGTFIRPDRVMMQAGEVIVIDYKFGEKEEKKYLKQVKNYMTQIKKMGYNNVKGFVCYITLGLVIEVE